GCAGAAGATAACGCTGCACTAATAAAAAGAATTTTCTTGATAGACATAATATTTCCCCAACCAATATAACGAGCATTAGTAATAATAATTTAGAACATTGTAGCAGGTTAATTAACTAAAAAATATCGCTTATTACAAATGATGAAATGATAATAGGTTTCAGTTTAATAATTAACCAAATCAACCTATTTAGTTAATTAAATGTAGCAAATTAATTTTAACTCTATTATAATCGCAACCCTACTAAGTCAGTAGCACATCCAAATGGCCCCTTAGCTCAGTTGGTCAGAGCAGTCGACTCATAATCGATTGGTCACTGGTTCAAGTCCAGTAGGGGCCACCACTCTAAGTAAATAAAGTTTTACGCATAACAAGCATATCATAAAAATCAGCAAATTTTATTAAACGCGGTTAAAATTTTTCATTACTATTTTTATAAAAAAATAAAATCCACTAGGTGAGCTTTAATACTAATAATTATAGTATTTTATAATTTCGCTTGCACCATGGCATTAAAGAGTAGATCAACGATACAACTCACAGCAATAATAAATTCCTTTTTATTAATATTACATGATTTGAATTTAATATATCGGGTAAGTAGCTCAGCTTGTTCAAGTTTTGTAAGGCTGTCTAAGTTTTATTTAACAATATCGTTTGAAGATGCAATGTTTAAGGTAGATATTTTTTCATAAAATAGTTCGATACATTGAAGTTTTTTATGTCATTTACAACCCACCAACATTGGAAGTGAACTAGACAAAGTCGGCGTATTGGTCACATTGAGCAAAAACCAGAAGCTTGTCAGCTCCATTATCTAGCCCGCTCTAGAAACTAGATATAAAAAAATTAATATGCAGTTAGTCTGCTCTATACTTGATTCAAGAATCCAGTATTGATGTTGGATTCTGTTGACATGGTTTTAATATAAAAGCAAAAAAGTGCGTTAGTTAACATAATAAATTTGGAATTAAAGTTTTTAGTTATTGATTTGTTATTTCTGAGTTCTTACATTTTATGAAAAAGGTATTTTTATATTTGGGTTGGGGCAGTTACTTGGTACAATTGTTTTTTGATATTAATTGCATCGCTGTAAAAGTATGTCCACAAAATATATTTGAACACTGATAATATTGCTTTCAAGTTAATTTGGATGATACTTGACTTGAGCGAATAACAGCTTTTAGTTTGCAGCGAGGACATTTCATTCTATAACCTTAGCGTTAACTATTAGTTAATTATATATTATTAAAATTAACTTAAATTTATTTTTGTCAGGTGTTTTTTATCTAATCAAGGAATGCTTACTGCTAATCATATAAATATTTATTATCAAATCCTGTACTATATGTTAAAACAAAATCTAGTAATAAGAGAAAAATTTATTATGAAAAAAGAATATTATTGGTGGGATCTAAATGAGTCAAAATTTAAAGCAATACTTTATGATTCAATGAATATTTATTTTCTGCATGATCAACCATATGAAAATTGGGATGAGTTTGTTAAAATTGAACCTCATATGGCTTATGCCCATTTAATTTATGTTCGTTTTCATACATTAGAGCAACAATTTGTTGATTTAAGGGTGATCCCTCAAATGCTTGGTGTACAAAAAATACCTCTAAAGTCTATTGTGAAAGATATAAATAGGTATGATTGGCTTAAATCAATTGTAGATTTATCATTATATAGATTTTCGAGTATCCGAGATATTGTTTTTCACTTTGTTAATCAAGTTTTAAAACTTAACATTCCTGATCACATATTAAATATAAAACAACTTAGTAAAATGATTAAAGATTCTCATCCTGAAATTTTTAATATTTTAAAAATATTGGAAAATTCTGGATCTACACTCCGATTAGAAAGAAATGATAGGGCTCATAAAGGATTTTCTAATTTATGCACAGACGATGATGAAATGTTTAAAAATATGTCTTGGTCTGAACAAAGTAATTCAAAAATAGTTGGTTATGATTTAGTTGCAGTTTATGAAGCATCAAGAGATAAAATTTATTCAATTTTTGTAGAAGAAGTTGAAAAAATATTAATTTCCTGTAATGAATTGCTCAATAAACTTTATCCCTTTTATCGAGATGAATATAAAAACCTTTCAGAAAATTCAAAAACAGGACCGTCTTTACATTTTAAAAGCTATCATATGAATCATGCTTAGTTATCTTTTATTAATAGATATGCTATTTATACAAATCGCTTGAAAAAATACACCTGTTTACAAAGATGAGCAAGAAAGAAATGGTTTATCTTAATAAAAAGCCAATTCATGAACTCTGTTATCTTGTGAGCAAAGCACTACCATTGATTTATCAATTATTGTCAAATTTTGCATGGCTACAAGTCTAAGGAGGAGCGAAGCCGAAGCCTATAGAGTGTGCTAAGTAAAAGATGCTAAAATCACCTTCATTGACACCAAGAGCAAACATAATCATACTTATAAACTCTTTAATGAAATCCCTAAAAAGAATTGTTACTTATTTACTCCCAGTTATTTAGCGTTCCGTTAGGCAATCGATCGGGCAGAAATGGAATTACCAGATCGACATCTAACCCACGAATTACGCCTCACTTCTTCTAGACATTTTATTATGAGTGGCGGTAATATCCTAGTATTACAAAAAATCTTCGGTTACACTG
This Gilliamella sp. ESL0443 DNA region includes the following protein-coding sequences:
- a CDS encoding Cthe_2314 family HEPN domain-containing protein, yielding MKKEYYWWDLNESKFKAILYDSMNIYFLHDQPYENWDEFVKIEPHMAYAHLIYVRFHTLEQQFVDLRVIPQMLGVQKIPLKSIVKDINRYDWLKSIVDLSLYRFSSIRDIVFHFVNQVLKLNIPDHILNIKQLSKMIKDSHPEIFNILKILENSGSTLRLERNDRAHKGFSNLCTDDDEMFKNMSWSEQSNSKIVGYDLVAVYEASRDKIYSIFVEEVEKILISCNELLNKLYPFYRDEYKNLSENSKTGPSLHFKSYHMNHA